The genomic interval GGCATCCTGCAGGCGGGAATGAACCACGCCGTCGATCCCTATCTGGCTCTGGCCTTGGTGGTGGGCTCGATCTTTGGGACCCAGTTTGGTGCGCGCCTTGGTGCGCGGATGCCCGGTGAGCAGCTACGTCTGGTGTTGGCCCTGGTGGTGGTGGGAGTGGCCGTGAAGATGGGGCTCGGGCTGATTCTGCCGCCCGAGCACATCTTTCAGGTCACGAGGGTCGGATGATGCGGCTGGGACGGCTTCTTTTGCCAGTGTTCTGTGCCTTGGCGTTGGGCGTTGGATCGGCGACCGCTGCGGATGTCGGCGCGGCGACGGCACCGGCCCTCGTGGTGGGCACGGGCATCGACAAGATAGCCGTCACCAGTCGCTTTACCGGTCGGGAATTGTTGGTTTTTGGAGCCCTCTCGCATCCGGGCGCCGTGGTCGTGGTGCTCCGTTCCCCCCCAAGTGCTCTGGCCGTCACCCAGAAGGTTCAGACCGGACCCATCTGGCTCACCGGACAAAAAGTCACCGTGCAGAAGCTTCCGGGAGTCGTGCAGATTGCCGCATCGGCACCGCTGGCGAGTCTGCTTCCAGCGCAAAAGCGGCAACAATTGGGCCTGGATCTTAGGGATCTCGTGGCCAGGGCGCAGTTTGTGCCGGAACCTCGGGATCGTCGGCGGTGGGAACAGGCG from Acidithiobacillus caldus ATCC 51756 carries:
- a CDS encoding TIGR02186 family protein, translated to MMRLGRLLLPVFCALALGVGSATAADVGAATAPALVVGTGIDKIAVTSRFTGRELLVFGALSHPGAVVVVLRSPPSALAVTQKVQTGPIWLTGQKVTVQKLPGVVQIAASAPLASLLPAQKRQQLGLDLRDLVARAQFVPEPRDRRRWEQAVLAAKERTGSFALKEHAVKISDGRLFSVRLDLPASLPLGRYSLTTYLIRDGQVLAQSDERIDVEQVGLEQWVADVAEREPWLFGIGLTLLLAVLGLGLGIVMQRRSGS